The Acidobacteriota bacterium sequence CGTATCGATTCTTGCTCGCCAGAGAGACTCGTTCGAGCGATCGTCCGCCTCCCAACGGTAGAGGGGGGCCTGCCATCGTTGACCACGACGAGAAAAATAGTCCGGGGGCACGCCGGCCTCCAGTTCGATCGTGCCGTCGGCATCCATGTGGAACAGGTTCGGCCGCCCCCAGACGTCCGCGCTGTCGAGAGCCGGGTAGAAGGGGAGATCCCCGACAAGCTCGATGTCAGCCCGAGCTGCGCGACGTCGAAACCTCGACCAGCCGTCCGCGAAACGACACTGGATGCGACGTTCGAGATCGATGGAGTCCCGTAGAGAGACCATCGCATCGCGCAGGGCAGCGGGTTGTCGGCGACGCAGGGCGACGGGCCAGCGGTACCAGGGTCGTCGCAGCTTTCCACGCAACGCCGCGTAGAGCACCCAATCCTCAAGCCACGGGCGTTGCTGGGTCGACCTGGCGAATTGCGCCAGTCGTCGCGGACCCGGAGGCCGATCGTCTCGTCGATCGATGAGGGAGAGATCTCCCGCAAACGACGACGGGGACGCATAGGGGGATCGATGGTGGTGGACCGGCCCCACAGGTAGGATCTGCCACGACGCGAAACCGGATCGCCGGAGCCACGTAAGGAACGACTGGGTGTCGGGTCGACCGTCGACGGTTGTCGGCAGCGACGTCAGATGTGCGAGGATGCCGGCGCGACGATCCATCGAGTCACGCCCAGCCGGCATGCCGGATCGTCGGCGAAGGAGAATGTCCGATGTCGATTCTGAATTTTCTGGGGCTCGGAAAGAGCGAAACGCCGGACACCGGCCCAGAGACCGATTCCGTCCGCAAGATCGTGG is a genomic window containing:
- a CDS encoding 4-alpha-glucanotransferase encodes the protein MDRRAGILAHLTSLPTTVDGRPDTQSFLTWLRRSGFASWQILPVGPVHHHRSPYASPSSFAGDLSLIDRRDDRPPGPRRLAQFARSTQQRPWLEDWVLYAALRGKLRRPWYRWPVALRRRQPAALRDAMVSLRDSIDLERRIQCRFADGWSRFRRRAARADIELVGDLPFYPALDSADVWGRPNLFHMDADGTIELEAGVPPDYFSRRGQRWQAPLYRWEADDRSNESLWRARIDT